The region AAGCTGACGGCGCGTTATCTGGCGGCGGGGAAATCCATCCGCCTGCGCCATCTGAGCGGCGATTGCGTACGGCTGCTGAAACAGGCCGGCCCGTTTTGCAGCCATGAGCTGGACGACCCGCAATATTATGTAGCTGAAGAAGGGTATCAGACCGATGACAGTAACCTCGGCGAAGAAACCTTCAAGGTGCGGACGTAATAGCGGCACGCAGCGGGCGGCATGCCCGCTGCGGTAACTCTCAGGCCTGCGCCTTGAAGCTGTGCAGGCGGCGAACGGTTTTTTCCAGCCCGTCGGTCAGCAGCACTTCAGTGCAGCGGGCGGCTTCATCTATCGCTTCATCAATCATTTTTTGCTCGCTGGCCGGTGGCTTGCCGAGCACAAATCCTACCACCTTGTTTTTATCGCCCGGATGACCAATGCCAATGCGCAAACGGTAGAAGTTCGGGTTATTGCCGAACTTGTTCTGAATATCCTTCAGCCCGTTGTGGCCGCCGTTACCGCCGCCGAGTTTTATTTTGGCGATGCCCGGCGGGATATCCAGCTCGTCATGCGCCACCAGGATTTCGTCCGGCTCAATGCGGTAGAAATTGGCCATCGCCAATACCGCTTTGCCGCTCAGGTTCATAAAGGTGGTCGGCACCAGCAGCCGCACGTCGTTGCCCGCCAAATTGAGCCGCGCGGTATAACCGAAGAATTTGCTCTCTTCCTTCAATTGCTGGTTATGGCGTTGAGCCAGCAAATCTACGTACCAGGCGCCGGCGTTGTGCCGCGTCTGGGCATATTCAGCGCCCGGATTCGCCAGGCCGACTATCAATTTAATACTGCTCACTGGGAAATTCGCTATGATCGAGATAATGGAAAGGGCATTAGTCTACCTGCCGCCGCCGCGAATGACAAAATCCTGATGCCCAACCCCGGCGTATTGATTCAGCGATAGGCTGAAAATTAAATTATTCATTAGAAAAACCATTCAATTTGTTGGCTAACAAACCGGATAAGGTAAAGATTTGTCACGTTTTCTTTACCATTTGTGATCGTCTCCGCAAACCCCTTGTCGGACCAGGGACTATACTTAACTTATCAAAGAGGGTTAACCCTTTGCTGAGTTATCCCGGTTGGCATACAGCA is a window of Serratia plymuthica DNA encoding:
- the pth gene encoding aminoacyl-tRNA hydrolase is translated as MSSIKLIVGLANPGAEYAQTRHNAGAWYVDLLAQRHNQQLKEESKFFGYTARLNLAGNDVRLLVPTTFMNLSGKAVLAMANFYRIEPDEILVAHDELDIPPGIAKIKLGGGNGGHNGLKDIQNKFGNNPNFYRLRIGIGHPGDKNKVVGFVLGKPPASEQKMIDEAIDEAARCTEVLLTDGLEKTVRRLHSFKAQA